CTCGAAGGCGTCCAACGGCTCCACCTGCTCAGCCGACACGTTGTTGTTTTTCCGTTGCGATTCGCTCATGGCATCACGTCCTTCTCGCGCGGCTCGAGCAGCTCGCGCATCCGTTTGCGCCCGCGGTGCAGGTGGCTCTTCACCGTGCCCACGGGCATGTCCAGTGCTTTCCCGATTTCATCCAGCGGCATCGACTGCTGGTAGTGCATCACAATGGCTAACCGCTGGGGCTCGCTCAACCGTTGCAGCGCCGCAGCGAGGAGCTCGCTGCTCAGCACCGCGCGTTCGGCCCGCTCGGTCTCCACCGGCGGGGCGAGGGCCTTGGGGTCTTCGAGCCGGACCGTCTCAACACCCGCCACGCCGCGCCGACGCTTCGCTTTTTGGCCGTGGTTGATCGACAGACGCCTGGCGATCGTCAGCAGCCAGGTCCGCATCGGGTACTTCGGATCGAAACGGTGCGCGTACTTCAGTGCCCGGACGAAGGTCTCCTGCGACAGGTCCTCGGCCGCGTCCCGGTCGAAGCAGACCTTCCGCAGGAACCCACGCACCATCGCGTGGTACCGGCGGATCAGCTCGCCGCCGGCGGCACGGTCGCCCGACGCGATCCGCCGGGCCAGCGCGCCGTCGTCACACCCGGCGACGTCGGACCCGTCGGCCGAGCCGTCCAGCGCAGGCACGTTCGTCGCGGGGAGGGCGGTCACGTCCTCATCTACCGATTTCTCGCCGGGCGGTTGCATGATTGCAGCGTAACCGACACGCTTGGGGGGCGTTTGAGCTGCTTCAATCGCTACATCCGCTCCAGCCCTCTAGCCGCACCGCTACGCGGTGCCGGTCCCCCTCAGCCCCGGCCCGGGCTTGGGCGGACGGTTCGCCGGGCCACGGCGGGCCTTGAAGAAGGTCCGCAGCACCTCCGCGCACTCGTCCGCCAGCACGCCCCCGGCCCACTGCACCCGGTGGTTAAACGCCTCGGTATCCAGCAGGTGATGCAGCGTCTCGACACAGCCCATCTTCGGGTCGGTCGCGCCGTACACCACCGCCTCCAGACGGCTGTTCACCAGCGCCCCTGCGCACATCGGGCACGGCTCCAGCGTCACCGCCAGCCGGCAGCCGTCCAGCCGCCACGTCCCGAGCTTCCCCGCAGCGATCCGCAGCGCGAGCACCTCGGCGTGGGCGGTGGGGTCGGCCTCGGTCTCCCGCAGGTTGTACGCCGACGCCAGCACCTCTTCGCCCCGGTACACCACCGCGCCGACGGGTACTTCGCCCCGCTTGGCCGCGAGCCCTGCCTGCTCAAGGGCCAGCCGCATCATCGCGATGTCCGTGTCCGTCGGCTCCATGCCGGGCAGTGTAGAGCACCCTCCCCGCGTCGTGCCATCGCGTGTGCGGATAGCCGCCGCGTCACATGCGGCGGGGCCCCCAGATCTCACGTGTTCCGGGGACCACAACGCCCCTGCGCTGTGGTATCGTGCGTGGTTCCGAATCCCTCGCAATACCCACCAAAACCCCGAGCCCGCCATGCCCGACACTCCCGGCCAAACCCGCATCGAAAAAGACTCCATGGGCGAGATGCCCGTCCCCGCCGATGCGCTCTACGGCGCGAGCACCGCCCGGGCCGTCGCCAACTTCCCGATCGCCAATAGACCCCTTCCGGGGGCCGTGATCCACGCGTTTGGCCACCTTAAGGCCGCCTGCGCAAAGGCCAACAAGGACTTGGGCAAGCTCGACGCCAAGCTCGCCGACGCCATCATCGCCGCCGCGGATGAAGTCGCCCAGGGCAAGCACGACGCGCACTTCCCCGTGGATGTGTACCAGACCGGCTCCGGTACCAGCACCAACATGAACGCCAACGAGGTCATCGCCACCCTCGCCAACCGCCGTTTAGCGGGCGGCCCGAAGGGCCCCGCGTCGGACAACAAGGTCCACCCCAACGACCACGTCAACATGGGGCAATCCAGCAACGACACCTTCCCGACGGCGATGTGTATAGCGGCGACAGTTGCCCTTGACTTTGAGCTTGCACCTGCCGTTGACCGGATGCGTGAATCTTTGTCTGCAAAAGCCAAAGAATGGGATGCGATCATTAAGACTGGTCGTACACACCTGATGGATGCAACGCCGATACGTATGGGACAAGTCTTTGCAGGATTTGCTGCGGAGCTGAAGTCAGGGTCTCAACATGTCGGCTATGCGCAAAATGAGATATCGCGCACGATGCCGATCGGCGGTACAGCAGTTGGTACTGGGATTAATGCTCACCCCGAGTTTGCGAAACGTGTTTGTGAAACTCTAAAAGAAAAGTTCCCGAAAATTGTTACGCCATTCATCGAAGCGGAGGATCACGTTGAGGCACAAGCAGGTAAGAGTGCTTTTGTAACGGCTCACGGACAGCTAAAAGCCGTTGCGGTTGCGCTAAGCAAGATCGCCAACGACATCCGCCACCTCGGCAGTGGCCCGCGCTGCGGGATCGGGGAACTCATCCTCCCCGCGATCCAGCCGGGGTCGTCCATCATGCCCGGCAAGGTCAACCCCGTCGTCTGCGAGTCCGTCATGCAGGTCTGCTGCCGGGTCGTCGGCAACGACGCGACGGTCACCATGGCCGGCATGGGCGGCGTCGGATCGATCTTCGAGCTCAACGTCGCGATGCCCGTCATGATCGACGCGTTCCTCGAATCGGTCACGCTGCTCTCGAACGTCTGCAATGTTTTCGTCGATAAGCTGCTCGTCGGCCTCGAGGTCAACGAAGAACGCTGCGCCGAACTACTCGACGCCTCGCTCATGACCATCACCGCGCTCGCCCCCGAGATCGGCTACGACAAGTGCAGCGCCCTGGCCAAGCAGGCCCACAAAGAAGGCAAGACCATCAAGCAGATCGTCAGCGAACAGAACCTCATGCCCGAAGAACGCCTCAACGAGCTGATGGACTACGACAGCATGACCCGGCCGGGGTAAGGTGAGTTGCGTCTCCCATCCGGTATAGCGGGCGATGCGACGCGTCCTGCGGCCTTGCTTACCCGATCCGCCCTCGCGGGACGTTGCGAGTCCCGCTGAACACGATCGCTTGCCAACCCGCCGTTTTCGGGTACCTTTTAGGAGTGGTGGGGTTTCGCTGCCGCTGCATGTCTTTTCCGACTCGCTGTTCTGCGCCTCGCTTGGGGATCCTGCATGTCGGTCCGCTGCCCGCATTGTGAGCACAAGTTTGCGCTGAAAGCCGCGCCGGGGGTGTACGAGCCCAAGTGCCCGGACTGCGGCGAGGCGTTCGCGTTGGTGATCCCGCGCGAAAGCGGCGGGCGGATCGTGGTGGGCAAATCGATCGAGCACCTCAAGCGTCGGCAGGCCAAACGCAAGGCGTCGCAGCAGACGCAGGCCTCCGCGGCCGATGCGCCGACGGTCGCGTCGAATGCGGACGACATGCGGACCGTCGCGTCGGCGGCCGACATGCGGACGGTGGCTTCATCACCGGCAGAGATGCCGACGATGGCTGCGCCGGGAGCGGACCCATACGACGCGGGGCCTAACGCCGACGGGGGCGGTGCGGAGACGCCGATGGGCCGGCTCGACGGGTACGAGCTCTTGCGCGAGCTGGGCAAGGGCGGCATGGGCTGTGTCTACCTCGCGCGGCAGGTCGCGCTGGACCGGCATGTCGCGGTCAAGACGATCGCGCCCCAGCTCTCGCGCAGCCCCGCGTTCCTGGCGCGCTTTGTCCGCGAGGCCTTCGCCGTCGCCCAGCTGTCGCACCACAACGTCGTCCAGATCCACGACGTCGGCCACGACGACGACCAGCACTACTTCAGCATGGAGTATGTCCACGGCCGATCGCTCGCGGACGTGATGAAGCAGCACGGCAAGCTCGACCCGGCCCAGGCCGCGACGCACATACTCCACGCCGCGCGTGGGCTCGCTTACGCCCACGAGCATCACATGGTGCACCGTGATGTGAAGCCCGCCAACCTGCTGGTCAACGATCAGGGGCTGGTGAAGGTCGTCGACTTGGGCCTGGTCAAAACCGCCGACGGCGAATCGGATACCGCGGCAGAGCTTGGTGGAGCCGACACGGCTGGCGGCGACCAACCCCACACCACACGCGTCGCAGCGACCCTCGGGACGCCCGCGTTTATGCCGCCCGAGCAGGCCAAAGACGCCGCGTCCGTCGATGCGCGGGCCGACATCTACGCGCTGGGCGCGACGTTCTACTACCTCGTCACGGGCCGGCCGCCTTTCGAAGCACGGACCGCCGATGAAGTCCTCAAGATGCACGCCACCAAGACCGTCAAGCCGCCCGAGCAGCGCGTCAAGCGTGTGCCCGCCGAGCTTTCGGCCGTGATGATGAAGATGCTCGCCAAGCGACCGGCCGACCGCTACGCCACAATGGGCGAGGTCGTCTCGGCCCTGGAGGGCTACCTCGGGATCGGCAAGGGCGCGTTCACGCCGCGGCCCGAGCACGCGACGGCGCTTGAAGACGCGGTCGACGGATTCATCAGCGCCCCGGCCGTTAAAGTGCGGCGCGGAATGTACATCGCGTTCCACCTGGCCGCGTTGCTGGCCACGGTCGCCGGCATCCTCCTTGGCAACTACACACTGACCGGGACGACTGTCTGGCTGTGGCTGTGTACCAC
The sequence above is a segment of the Phycisphaeraceae bacterium D3-23 genome. Coding sequences within it:
- a CDS encoding RNA polymerase sigma factor, giving the protein MQPPGEKSVDEDVTALPATNVPALDGSADGSDVAGCDDGALARRIASGDRAAGGELIRRYHAMVRGFLRKVCFDRDAAEDLSQETFVRALKYAHRFDPKYPMRTWLLTIARRLSINHGQKAKRRRGVAGVETVRLEDPKALAPPVETERAERAVLSSELLAAALQRLSEPQRLAIVMHYQQSMPLDEIGKALDMPVGTVKSHLHRGRKRMRELLEPREKDVMP
- a CDS encoding nucleoside deaminase, with the protein product MEPTDTDIAMMRLALEQAGLAAKRGEVPVGAVVYRGEEVLASAYNLRETEADPTAHAEVLALRIAAGKLGTWRLDGCRLAVTLEPCPMCAGALVNSRLEAVVYGATDPKMGCVETLHHLLDTEAFNHRVQWAGGVLADECAEVLRTFFKARRGPANRPPKPGPGLRGTGTA
- a CDS encoding class II fumarate hydratase — translated: MPDTPGQTRIEKDSMGEMPVPADALYGASTARAVANFPIANRPLPGAVIHAFGHLKAACAKANKDLGKLDAKLADAIIAAADEVAQGKHDAHFPVDVYQTGSGTSTNMNANEVIATLANRRLAGGPKGPASDNKVHPNDHVNMGQSSNDTFPTAMCIAATVALDFELAPAVDRMRESLSAKAKEWDAIIKTGRTHLMDATPIRMGQVFAGFAAELKSGSQHVGYAQNEISRTMPIGGTAVGTGINAHPEFAKRVCETLKEKFPKIVTPFIEAEDHVEAQAGKSAFVTAHGQLKAVAVALSKIANDIRHLGSGPRCGIGELILPAIQPGSSIMPGKVNPVVCESVMQVCCRVVGNDATVTMAGMGGVGSIFELNVAMPVMIDAFLESVTLLSNVCNVFVDKLLVGLEVNEERCAELLDASLMTITALAPEIGYDKCSALAKQAHKEGKTIKQIVSEQNLMPEERLNELMDYDSMTRPG
- a CDS encoding serine/threonine-protein kinase, which encodes MSVRCPHCEHKFALKAAPGVYEPKCPDCGEAFALVIPRESGGRIVVGKSIEHLKRRQAKRKASQQTQASAADAPTVASNADDMRTVASAADMRTVASSPAEMPTMAAPGADPYDAGPNADGGGAETPMGRLDGYELLRELGKGGMGCVYLARQVALDRHVAVKTIAPQLSRSPAFLARFVREAFAVAQLSHHNVVQIHDVGHDDDQHYFSMEYVHGRSLADVMKQHGKLDPAQAATHILHAARGLAYAHEHHMVHRDVKPANLLVNDQGLVKVVDLGLVKTADGESDTAAELGGADTAGGDQPHTTRVAATLGTPAFMPPEQAKDAASVDARADIYALGATFYYLVTGRPPFEARTADEVLKMHATKTVKPPEQRVKRVPAELSAVMMKMLAKRPADRYATMGEVVSALEGYLGIGKGAFTPRPEHATALEDAVDGFISAPAVKVRRGMYIAFHLAALLATVAGILLGNYTLTGTTVWLWLCTTGSYLALSNMRSRSTLGRRVRQYLHALSWTQWFMLGGGLVTVTAMVFVLGLVLYYLAVVVVGLGLAAGFYFVIDKWVAKQRGPIIDGVRRMLRDMRLRGLDEKALRRFVCAYSGRRWEPLYEALFGYEAKREARMHWGFDAEGNPRPRHAGWRDGLIDWLEQHQEEREEDRRRHQLQRAEMQRLRAEGVSDMEAMAKSRQMSRDWFDDVARYRATRECSALAQVYLNQPVTVEEAPASQTDEPIPDSWKLRRTPLSTTLAYWFFAGRARALAGATLLVVWALWATKREKLPSLPEDGGYLQHIRSYLMADRQPLRYQPIPDAVFDVLCSQPALLAGLILVWSGLYQGIRMTVFLLPIVVILLRAPFLGDTMWGPMTHQEWAIIGALALTPPAIFFGKSEY